The DNA region AACAGGAACGCGGCACGGCCTGATCGGCTCGCACCACGTTGTCCGCGGCCCCCGCCGTCGTGGCCGACGGAAGTGCCACGAAGGTGCCGGCGAGCACCAGGGTCGCCGCCGTCCATCCCGCTCTTCGCCGGTTTGGTGAATACCCCACAGACTGACCTCCTTGGACAGTCCGGTGACCGGGTGAGGTCACCGGTAGCGAGACCCTAGACCCGAGGCCCCGCCGGAGGGACCCGCCACAAGTCGCCTACACCTCTTTCGGCCCAACGATCTCACCGTCAGTGCTGGAACGATCACTCGCACACGCAGATAAATGGGGACTTCCCTGTCGATTTCGACAGGTCGGCCTAAGAAAACCTTCAGGTTGGGTGGTTACCTTTCAACCATGACGACGCCCCAGGTCACCGCCCGGTCACCGCTGGCCCTGCTGGCCGCCGTGGTCTCCGTCGCCGGCGGAGCGCTGCTGATCCTGTTGCTGCAGGTCCTCCCCGCCACCAGCGACATCAGCCCGGTCCGCCGCACCATCAGCGAATACGCGCTCAGCGAGAACAAGTGGATCTTCGACGTCGCGGTCCTGCTGGTCGCGTTCGGCTCGGCGATCGGCTTCGGCGCGCTGATCCGCCGCAAGCACCTCCCCGCCCTGTCCGCGGCGTCGGCCTTCTGCGCGCTCTGGACGGTGAGCCTGGTGGTGATCGTGGCGTTCCCCAAGAACAACTGGGCGATCGGGCCGAGCACCGGCGGGACGGTGCACCGGATCGCGAGCGTCGTCGCCTTCGTCTGCCTGCCGCTGGCCGTGTGGTTCGCGGCGAAAGCCGTCTTCCCCTCCTCCCCCGCGCGGCGCGTCGTGACCCGGGTGCTCGCGGTGGCGGCACTGGCCTGGTTCGGCGTGATCCTCGGGGCGATCGTGGTCTCGATGAACGGCGGCGAGCCCTGGTGGCGCGCGATCCCGCTCGGGCTGGTCGAACGCGCGATGGCGCTGACCGGGCTGATCGCGCTGGCGTCTCTGCTCATCCCCGCGCGGGTGGTCACCGCCCCGGTGACCGAGCAGGCCGAAGCCCTGGAGATCGCGTCCTGACCGCCGAACGCCTCGCCCGTGCCTGGGACGAAGCCGCCGACGGCTACGAGGCCTACTACGTCCCGCGGTTCGCGCCCTGGGTCTCCGCGGCGGTGCGCGCCCTCCCCCAGGCTCTGCCCGAGGGTCCCGTCTTCGTCCCCTGCTGTGGCACCTTCCCAGAGCTCGACGTGCTCACCGGGCACCTGCCCGGCCGCGAGATCGTCGGCATCGATCTGTCCGCGGGCATGGCCGCGAGGGCCAGAAACCGGGCCTCGGGCAACGCGCTCGTCCGCGTCGTCGAGGGCGACGCTTCGGAGCTCGACCCGGGCTCGGCCGCCGCGATCGTCTCGGTCTTCGGCCTCCAGCAACTGCCCGAACCCGACGCCGCGCTCCGGTCCTGGTGCGGCGCGCTGCGCCCCGGCGGAGTGCTTTCGGTCGTCTACTGGCCGCACAGCACCGAACCGGGCGGGGCGTTCACGGTGCTGTCCGACGTACTCCGGAAACACGTCCCGGCCGGTGATCGCTCTTGGGAGGAACGGCTCGTTCCCGCGCTGGACGGCGCCACGATCGACCGGGACCAGCCCTTGTCGTTCCCGATGACCCACCCCGACGCCGACACGTTCTTCACCGCGCACACCCGCTCGGGGCCGATGCGGCCGCTGGCGGACGCGCGCGGTGAAGAGTTCATCGCCGTGCTGCGCGAGGAATTCCTGCGAAGGGCGCCGGAAGGGGAATGGCGGCACCGTCCGTCTGCCCGGCATATCGTGGCGCGGGCGTGAGCTCGGCGGCGTCGTCGACGGCGTCCTTGCGCAACCGCGCCGTGCACACCGAAAGGTGCACCACGTTGGCGCGCTTGTGGTGGCGGTACACGTGGACGTCGGTGGCGAAGCACGCCGCGGCCAGCAGCGCCCGCCGCTGTTCGATGCGCTCGTAGCCGACCCCCGCCGGGCAGAACACGGTGACCTCGACCTCGTCGCCGCGCGGCCTGGTCCACAGGATCACCGGCAGCTTGCCGTCGAGGGTGCACACCCTGGCCCGGGCGAACCCGGTCCGCAGCCGGTGCTGCACGACGACCGAGCGGAGCCGGTCACGGAGGAACCTCCGCGCCGATTTCCAGTAGAACAGCCAATTCGCGACGCCGAACAGCACGACCGCGCCCCAGATCGGGCCGACCGCCTGGAAAAGCGAGAACAGCGCGTACGGGAGGACGAGGAGCGCGCCGATCTCGTATCGCCAGTGATAGAGGGCGGTGACCGGGTTGGGCCTCCTGACCACCGTGATCTCCCTGGCCAGCTCGGCGATCGCCTGAGGTTCCTGCCAACGGCTCATGACCTTCCTCCTGTCCGTCCGGCGGTTTGCTCGGCGGCCACGGCCGCCGCGGGAATGGAGCGGACGACACCGGCGCCGGCGCAGTCCGGGCAAACGGAGTCCTCGTAGGGCCACCACCCCGTGCCTCCGCACGGTTCGCACGCGTGCACGGTGTCCCAACGGGGATCGCGGTAGACGCGGCGCCTGCTGTTCGGCACCCGGGCCACCTGCCAGCCACGAGCGACCGCTCTCGCGTCCTCGCCGGACGCGAAAAGCCATTCGTGGAAGCGTTCGAGAAGTCGATCGAACCAAGATCGGGGCGCTGCCGTGTGGTTCTCGTGGTGGGACATGAGGTTCACCCCCGATGCGGCGAAGCACTGACTCGGGTCGGCACACACGACGCCTACTCCGGCATTCGTGTGGCCCGCAGGCGACGCGAACCGAAACGGATGCACAGCGTCACATTCAGATGGCTGACAGCATCCGCTCTCCGGTCGTGCCCTGTTCGGACCGGCCCTCGCGGCCGGGTGGGTCACGCACCCCAGGACCAGGTAGAACAGGCCCCGATGCGGCTACCCGCCCGCCGTGACACGACATTGACCGACGCGCCAGCGCGGTCCGATCCGCTTGCTGTACTCTCCCCGTTGTGTGCACGTTCAGTCACCGCCCTACTTTGCCTACTAAAGGTAGGTAAGCCTGTGTCTAGTGCCTACATGAAGCCTACATCGGCCGGACGGCGGCCGGTAAGCCCCGATGCGGAAACCGTTACCGCGTCGGGTGTCGGACGTGAGCTGCGGCGGCTGCGCAAGGCTGCGGGGGAAACCCAGGCCGAAACGGCCCGGATCATCGGCGTGACCAGGGCGAACCTGACCCAGTGGGAGACCGGCAAATACCTGCCGTCGACGCATAACGCCCGCCAGCTCGACGACCACTTCCGCGCCGCGAACGCACTGTTCACCCTGGTGGAGACGGCCCGTTCACCCCAGGAACACCCCCCGCCCACCGTCGGCGACGCCGGCGTCGTCGACACTTCGCGGTCGCTGCTGCAGGTGTTCCACACCGTCGGCGCCAAGCTCGCCGAGCGGTTGATCCGCGACGAGCACGGGAAACCGCTGGGCTGGCGGCACAACCTGCAGAAGAGCACCGGGCCGAAGGCACTCAGCACCGCCTACGGGATCAACACCATGCTGGTGGTAGGCGATCCCTACATCGACCTACATACGCTCGCCGAGGATCTCTACCGGCTCCAGTCGGCGCACGGCTGGCGTGGCCGCGCGGGCGGCAGGCGGCCGGAGACCACCGCGTCGGTGGTGGACGCGCTTTTCCGCACCAGCACCATGTCCGCCGAAGACGGGCTGAAACAGCTCGAAGGGTCGCTCCTGACCGACAAGGGGGAGCTCGACCCGTACAGCCGGACCCGTCCGTACCTGTTGTCCGCCGTGTTGCACACGGCGGTCCGGCTGCGGCCGGACGCCCCGCTGACCGACCGGCTGATCGACGCCCTCCTGGCGGCCCGGCTCGACTTCGACGGCTCACTGCTGTGGCCGGAGAAGAACGAGGCCGGGCTCGTCGCCCCGGAGGCCTCGGTCGTGCACACCGCGCGGTCGGTCGTCGCCCTGCGGGACGTCCTGCGCAGCCGTGAAGATCGCACCGACGTCCGTGAGGCGGCCGACGAAGCCACACAATGGCTCATCGATCGGTCGCATTCGGACGATGGCGTGGCAGAGGATCTAGAAAGGCCTCGCCCCGACGGTGAAGGAACGACCCGGATCATCATCCGGCACTTCACCTCCGCCTGGGTCGTCCAAGCGCTCGCCACCGCCCCCTTCCTGCCACTCCCCCGGCTCAACCGGGCGCTCGGAACCCTTTGGGAGCGCTACGACGCCGACCAGGGCTGTGGGCCTGGGAGAGCGGAGATCTACCGATTTGGCAGACCTTGGACGCAGTCACCGCGCTCCGCGCGGCCGCCTTCGCCGCCGCGGCGCCCCCGCTCAGCCCTCCAGGAATTCCAGGTACAACTCAATGATCGACACCCCGCCATCGACCCTGGCCGCCATTCCGGCGGACGGTGACGCCGACCTTCCCTGGCTGCGCACGGTCGCGCACCGGGTCCAGGACTCCCCCGACGTTTTCCTTTCGTGGCTCGAAGAAATCCTCGGTGACGAAGAAGCCGTCCGCGCCGCGGCGAAGCGTTCCTACTGGCATCCCAACGGATTCGCCAAAATGGTGCTGCACGCCTCGCCCGATTTCCGGATCCGGCTCCACGTCTGGCCCGACTCCGCGGAACCGTCCCGCGGCGAGTCCAATCCGCACAGCCATCGGTGGGAGTTCGCCTCGGCCATCGTCGCGGGCGAAGGCCTGCACATGGTCGAATTCCACGAAACGGCCGACGGCGGCAAGCCGTACGACCGGTACCGCTACGGCGCCGATCCGGCCAACCCGGCCGCACTGCTCGCGGACGGCGGAGCCCGGCTCGCGGTGGACAAGACCCCGCACGTCCGGCTCGGCGACGTCTACTCGTGCGACACCTCCGTCGTGCACACCGTGCGGCCGATCGCCGCGGGATTGACCGCGACGGTGGTGGTCCAAGGACCGCATCGCACCAGCACCACCGTCGTCTACTGCGAGCCCGGCGAGTCCGACGACCAGCCCAACGGCGAACTGACCGAGGCCGATTTCCGCGTCCTGGTCGGCGCGGTCGCGGAAGCGGTGGCGTCATGCCGCTGAGCCGGCCGCGCCGCGGCATCCTGACCGACCGGGCCATCAAACGCGCGCACCGCACCGGGGAGCTCACGATCACCCCGTTCGAGCCCGCCCTCGTCCGCCCCGCCGCGATCAGCCTGCGGCTCGGGCACGAGGCGTTCGCGCTGGAATCGACCGGCACCGTCGACATCGCCGACCGGAGCACCTATCCGGATCTCCGGCCGAAGGAACTCGACGCCGAAGGACGGCTGAGCGTCGAGCCCGGCGAGGTCGTCCTCGCGCCGACGCTGGAGAAGATCGGGCTTTCGGAGAAGCTCGCCGGCCTCGTCGACGGCACGAGCGACTACGCGCGGCTCGGCATCAGCGTCGTCCTTTGTGGACAGGTCAGCCCCGGCTTCGGCAGTGAGAAGGGCGCCGTGCTGACCTTGGAGATCGTGAACCACCTGCGGCATCCGGTACTGCTGCATCCCGGGGCGCGGATCTGCAACCTGATGCTGTTCGCCTCCACCGGGAGCGACCAGCCCTACGGCACGCTGCCGCACAACTATTCCAGCGACCACAACGTGGCCCCGTCCCGATTGGCGGATCATGTCGGCCGTAACTGAAATCTCGCCGGTCGGCGACGACGTCCGCCT from Amycolatopsis sp. EV170708-02-1 includes:
- the dcd gene encoding dCTP deaminase; this encodes MPLSRPRRGILTDRAIKRAHRTGELTITPFEPALVRPAAISLRLGHEAFALESTGTVDIADRSTYPDLRPKELDAEGRLSVEPGEVVLAPTLEKIGLSEKLAGLVDGTSDYARLGISVVLCGQVSPGFGSEKGAVLTLEIVNHLRHPVLLHPGARICNLMLFASTGSDQPYGTLPHNYSSDHNVAPSRLADHVGRN
- a CDS encoding trans-aconitate 2-methyltransferase; amino-acid sequence: MRALPQALPEGPVFVPCCGTFPELDVLTGHLPGREIVGIDLSAGMAARARNRASGNALVRVVEGDASELDPGSAAAIVSVFGLQQLPEPDAALRSWCGALRPGGVLSVVYWPHSTEPGGAFTVLSDVLRKHVPAGDRSWEERLVPALDGATIDRDQPLSFPMTHPDADTFFTAHTRSGPMRPLADARGEEFIAVLREEFLRRAPEGEWRHRPSARHIVARA
- a CDS encoding DUF998 domain-containing protein encodes the protein MTTPQVTARSPLALLAAVVSVAGGALLILLLQVLPATSDISPVRRTISEYALSENKWIFDVAVLLVAFGSAIGFGALIRRKHLPALSAASAFCALWTVSLVVIVAFPKNNWAIGPSTGGTVHRIASVVAFVCLPLAVWFAAKAVFPSSPARRVVTRVLAVAALAWFGVILGAIVVSMNGGEPWWRAIPLGLVERAMALTGLIALASLLIPARVVTAPVTEQAEALEIAS